In Halobacteriovorax marinus SJ, the following proteins share a genomic window:
- a CDS encoding SLC5/6 family protein: protein MNWTILLGFSALMFAISPALKPGNQLAQFFGAKREDGSEIGLKTLTSSLLISWIFAKSIYNTAALGSSFSMVGGIAYATYWLSFIVAGFTIYRLKKAGFRSIHEFLNTKYGQGATWLFSFILVFRLWNEIWSNTMVVGQFFGSNGSSSFIMATWATTGLVLLYSLKSGLRSSILTDVIQMGLTTFLLLLLLGFILPKTDMTMAMANNNWSLSGGVDLILVAMIQIWSYPFHDPVMTDRGFITEESKMLKGFILSGVLGFIFIFIFSFIGIYFKTANLEGNVIIETAKSFGVIVVIIMNVIMLSSASSTIDSTFTSIGKLISIDLFSNIKMDKILLARISMITLAILGNIMIHAGPSILSATTVSGTMVVGLAPIFIFSNWSRPHKASYYASILTGLVFGVLLATKSIGGTIGTGKYGSLLYTNIWATLISFALFVLLAFIFPKRKSEKS from the coding sequence ATGAATTGGACTATACTTCTTGGTTTTTCAGCACTTATGTTTGCCATCTCACCAGCACTCAAACCAGGTAATCAATTAGCACAATTCTTCGGCGCAAAAAGAGAAGATGGATCAGAGATAGGACTAAAGACATTAACTTCCTCTCTTCTTATATCGTGGATCTTTGCAAAATCAATCTACAATACCGCGGCCCTTGGTTCTTCGTTTTCCATGGTTGGCGGCATCGCTTATGCTACCTATTGGCTCTCTTTCATTGTGGCCGGCTTTACTATTTATAGACTAAAAAAAGCTGGCTTTAGAAGTATCCATGAATTTTTAAATACAAAGTATGGGCAAGGGGCCACTTGGCTTTTCTCTTTTATTTTAGTCTTTAGGCTTTGGAATGAGATTTGGTCTAACACAATGGTAGTTGGACAATTCTTTGGAAGTAATGGCTCCTCTTCATTTATTATGGCCACTTGGGCCACAACGGGACTAGTGCTTCTCTATTCATTAAAGTCAGGACTAAGAAGTAGTATTCTTACAGATGTTATTCAAATGGGACTAACAACTTTTCTCCTCTTACTTCTACTGGGATTCATACTTCCAAAGACGGATATGACTATGGCCATGGCCAATAATAATTGGTCTCTAAGCGGTGGTGTAGATTTAATCTTAGTGGCAATGATACAAATTTGGAGTTACCCCTTCCACGACCCTGTCATGACAGATAGAGGATTTATCACTGAAGAAAGTAAAATGCTTAAGGGCTTCATTCTCTCCGGAGTCCTTGGTTTTATTTTTATTTTCATCTTTAGCTTCATAGGTATTTATTTTAAAACGGCGAACCTTGAGGGCAATGTCATTATAGAGACGGCCAAAAGTTTTGGAGTAATCGTAGTAATCATTATGAATGTAATCATGCTAAGTAGTGCAAGCTCTACCATTGATTCAACTTTCACCTCTATTGGTAAACTCATCTCAATTGATCTCTTTTCCAATATAAAAATGGATAAAATTCTTCTGGCCCGCATCTCCATGATCACTTTGGCGATTCTTGGAAATATAATGATTCACGCGGGACCTTCAATTCTTAGTGCGACAACTGTTAGTGGAACTATGGTAGTAGGTCTTGCCCCAATCTTTATATTTTCTAATTGGAGCAGACCCCACAAAGCATCCTACTACGCTAGTATTCTCACTGGGCTTGTCTTTGGAGTTCTTCTTGCCACGAAATCTATTGGAGGTACGATAGGGACTGGTAAGTATGGATCACTTCTCTATACAAATATTTGGGCCACTCTCATCTCTTTTGCTCTCTTTGTTCTTCTGGCCTTTATTTTCCCAAAGAGAAAAAGTGAAAAGAGCTAG
- a CDS encoding metallophosphoesterase family protein, translating into MKLERRDSKKLIFFGGAYSNLEATIELKNILDSKRISPKDIFCTGDILAYCADPNETIEVFKEWGINSIYGNVEEQLVGDQENCGCNFKEGTECDILSRNWYEYIRSNVTEESMNYLRTLPASFSIKFGDHSLRIIHGGVNDISKFFFKETSIEIFEKEVAPLADEQIVIAGHSGIPFLKELKNHYWINAGVIGMPANDGTTRAWYLELTLEDGLWASLHSFSYNSKSTSEKMNKKNLPSEYASTLKSGIWPNQDIIPIAQRDNQGIALKEEKRKIK; encoded by the coding sequence ATGAAATTAGAGAGAAGAGATTCTAAGAAACTTATATTCTTTGGTGGAGCCTATAGTAATCTTGAAGCCACTATAGAGTTAAAAAACATTCTAGACTCGAAGAGAATCTCACCTAAAGATATTTTCTGCACTGGTGATATCTTAGCTTATTGTGCTGATCCTAATGAGACGATCGAAGTATTCAAAGAGTGGGGCATTAACTCTATCTATGGAAATGTTGAAGAACAACTTGTAGGTGATCAGGAAAATTGCGGGTGTAATTTCAAAGAGGGCACAGAGTGCGATATCCTCTCAAGAAATTGGTACGAGTATATTAGAAGTAATGTTACAGAAGAATCCATGAACTATCTAAGAACTCTGCCTGCGAGCTTTAGTATTAAATTTGGAGACCACTCACTTCGCATCATCCACGGAGGAGTAAACGATATATCTAAATTCTTTTTTAAAGAAACTTCGATAGAGATCTTTGAGAAAGAGGTTGCTCCACTTGCAGATGAGCAAATCGTTATCGCAGGCCATAGCGGTATCCCATTTCTAAAAGAGCTAAAGAACCACTACTGGATTAATGCTGGAGTAATAGGTATGCCAGCAAATGATGGAACAACTAGAGCGTGGTATCTAGAACTCACCCTAGAGGATGGACTTTGGGCTTCTTTGCACTCATTTAGCTATAACTCTAAGAGCACATCAGAGAAAATGAATAAGAAGAATCTTCCAAGTGAGTATGCGAGTACTCTCAAAAGTGGGATTTGGCCCAATCAAGACATTATACCAATCGCTCAGCGTGATAATCAGGGTATTGCACTAAAAGAAGAAAAGAGAAAAATAAAATAA
- a CDS encoding trypsin-like serine peptidase has translation MKLRMIAATAALALSALCANASVDKVVYGDDNRLDIFEVTNPTHLKLAKATAALVKSYNVQDMRSGESKLSGGNLNVCSDEKFDGQLTAAFCSGFLVNHEGKQYMVTAGHCISNQSACEGIKFVFDYAVSEAGQTEHNVATSSVYSCKTLVDRQLNRFDSNDYAVVELDRVVTDRDALSFRTTGKVNDGEEILVIGHPSGLPTKVAGDAYVRDNGPSKYFATNLDTFGGNSGSAVFNARTGEVEGILVRGHNDYTYRTGPDGRSCKAPEYCSMDGCRGEDVTRTTSIEFFQ, from the coding sequence ATGAAATTAAGGATGATCGCAGCGACAGCAGCACTTGCATTATCTGCGCTTTGCGCAAATGCATCGGTAGACAAAGTAGTCTATGGTGATGACAATAGATTAGATATCTTTGAAGTAACTAACCCAACTCACTTAAAACTTGCTAAGGCAACAGCAGCACTTGTTAAGTCTTACAATGTTCAAGATATGAGAAGCGGAGAGTCAAAGCTTAGCGGTGGTAATTTAAACGTTTGTTCTGACGAAAAATTTGACGGACAATTAACAGCAGCTTTCTGTTCAGGTTTCCTAGTAAACCACGAAGGTAAGCAATATATGGTTACAGCAGGTCACTGTATTTCTAACCAATCAGCTTGTGAAGGAATTAAGTTTGTATTTGATTACGCTGTTTCTGAAGCTGGTCAAACTGAGCACAACGTTGCAACTTCAAGCGTTTACTCTTGTAAGACACTTGTTGATAGACAATTAAATAGATTTGATAGCAATGACTACGCTGTAGTTGAGCTTGATAGAGTTGTAACTGATAGAGATGCTCTTTCTTTCAGAACAACTGGTAAAGTAAATGACGGAGAAGAAATTCTTGTTATCGGTCACCCTTCAGGACTTCCAACTAAAGTTGCTGGTGACGCTTACGTAAGAGACAATGGTCCTTCTAAGTACTTTGCTACAAACCTTGACACTTTTGGTGGAAACTCTGGTTCAGCAGTATTTAATGCAAGAACTGGTGAAGTTGAAGGGATCCTAGTTAGAGGTCACAACGACTACACTTACAGAACTGGTCCAGATGGACGTAGCTGTAAAGCTCCTGAGTACTGTTCAATGGACGGTTGTAGAGGAGAAGATGTTACAAGAACAACTTCAATCGAATTCTTCCAATAA
- a CDS encoding trypsin-like serine peptidase: MTCSSKAVISALLMLSAFNASAFIDKVVYGDDNRVLAQESANAEFRSWSQATAAMISKSDIRMPKEGDLYPDTATIYDKSPLGEEYGLCEGETFSELLNPANCSGFLVEKNGQQYLVTAGHCVETKQSCEGSSWVFGFTSDTISDKYNDRAFVAAKNVYNCVEVVDQVLEYSSENDYAVLKLDRKVEGVTPLEFRVDGKVDANDEMVVIGHPSGLPTIIDDKGSIRKNDHDFFFEANLDTFGGNSGSAVINVRTGLVEGILVRGETDYAYESRDDVNGGCRVVMECEEGECRGEDVTRITNIELLTDKPGPTYTPSTNDSTDYRNYTPWTDPDHWYDDYDEYDFLVD, encoded by the coding sequence ATGACCTGTTCATCAAAGGCAGTAATATCTGCTTTGCTAATGTTGTCGGCGTTTAATGCCAGTGCTTTTATAGATAAAGTTGTTTATGGGGATGATAACCGTGTCTTGGCCCAAGAGTCTGCGAATGCAGAGTTTAGAAGCTGGTCACAGGCCACTGCGGCGATGATATCAAAGTCTGATATCAGAATGCCAAAAGAGGGAGACCTCTATCCTGATACAGCGACTATCTACGATAAGTCGCCACTAGGTGAGGAGTATGGATTATGTGAGGGGGAAACATTTTCTGAACTTCTAAACCCTGCTAATTGTAGTGGTTTCTTAGTGGAAAAAAATGGACAGCAATATCTTGTAACAGCAGGACATTGTGTTGAAACTAAGCAGAGTTGTGAAGGAAGTTCATGGGTCTTTGGTTTTACGTCAGATACTATCTCCGACAAATATAATGATCGCGCATTTGTAGCGGCCAAGAATGTTTATAATTGTGTAGAGGTTGTTGATCAAGTTCTAGAGTACAGCTCTGAGAATGACTACGCGGTTTTAAAGCTTGATCGTAAGGTTGAAGGTGTGACTCCTTTAGAGTTTAGAGTTGATGGAAAAGTTGATGCTAATGATGAGATGGTTGTTATTGGGCACCCTTCAGGACTTCCAACAATAATTGATGATAAGGGAAGTATTAGAAAGAATGATCACGACTTCTTCTTTGAAGCAAACTTAGATACTTTCGGTGGAAACTCTGGTTCGGCCGTAATCAACGTTAGAACTGGATTAGTTGAAGGTATTCTTGTTCGTGGTGAAACGGATTATGCTTACGAATCACGCGACGATGTAAATGGTGGTTGTAGAGTTGTCATGGAATGTGAAGAAGGTGAATGTAGAGGTGAGGACGTTACAAGAATCACTAATATTGAACTTCTAACAGATAAGCCAGGACCGACTTACACTCCTAGCACAAATGATAGTACTGACTATCGTAACTATACACCGTGGACAGATCCTGATCACTGGTATGATGACTACGATGAGTATGATTTCTTAGTTGATTAA
- a CDS encoding dihydropteroate synthase, with translation MKTQTKSLLRTAELFQSNLDQYSNFQMMGVINLTPNSFSDGGRFNDHLDVQKQLDKFREYGCKVFDFGAESTAPFNDAISLEEELSRLEILFDLVRNNSFKEDEVLSLDTYKIEVFREFAALVAKSNLRNKIIFNDVSGALDPELFNLFNDYSFDYIYSHSLVSTRSQASSHMDYLSDELDLRNYFLTARDEFSKRGLLERVAFDPCFGFSKTADQNLRLLESIKNYTDLSQKWLLGISRKSFLRGLSNSKDRSEQFFFSELLHGQVLKNWMRDITEAEVLIRLHDPQIFHFAQLMK, from the coding sequence ATGAAGACACAAACGAAGAGTCTTCTAAGGACGGCGGAGCTGTTCCAGTCTAATTTAGATCAATATTCAAATTTTCAAATGATGGGAGTGATTAACCTCACTCCCAATTCTTTTTCAGATGGTGGTCGCTTTAACGATCATCTAGATGTTCAAAAGCAATTAGATAAATTTAGAGAGTATGGTTGCAAGGTCTTTGACTTTGGGGCCGAGTCTACAGCACCTTTTAACGATGCAATTTCTCTGGAAGAAGAACTTTCGCGCCTAGAAATTCTCTTTGATTTAGTAAGAAATAACTCTTTCAAAGAAGATGAAGTTCTATCTCTAGACACTTATAAGATAGAAGTCTTTAGAGAGTTTGCAGCCCTTGTTGCTAAATCTAATCTTAGAAATAAAATTATTTTCAATGACGTATCTGGTGCCCTCGATCCAGAGCTATTCAATCTTTTTAACGACTATAGTTTTGACTATATTTATTCACATTCCTTAGTTTCAACAAGATCTCAAGCTTCATCTCATATGGACTACCTTAGTGATGAGCTAGATCTTAGAAATTACTTTCTCACTGCTAGGGATGAGTTCTCTAAACGTGGTTTACTAGAGCGTGTGGCCTTTGACCCTTGTTTTGGTTTTTCTAAAACAGCAGATCAGAATTTAAGGTTACTAGAGAGTATTAAAAATTATACTGATTTATCACAGAAGTGGCTCTTAGGGATTTCTAGAAAATCGTTTCTTAGAGGGCTTTCTAACTCAAAGGATCGAAGTGAGCAATTCTTCTTTAGTGAATTACTCCATGGGCAAGTCCTTAAAAATTGGATGAGAGATATTACAGAGGCGGAAGTCCTAATTAGGTTACATGACCCACAAATCTTTCACTTCGCTCAATTAATGAAATAA